The Triticum aestivum cultivar Chinese Spring chromosome 6D, IWGSC CS RefSeq v2.1, whole genome shotgun sequence genomic sequence GAAACCATGGGGCACTCTGAAATTGAGGTGCCACCGTCAGACATCATGGAGCATCTCGCAAAGCTGTTGGACACTAAAGAGGAAGCAGATGTCACTTTCAGTGTTGGAGGCGAGACCTTTCAGGCGCACAAGATTTTGCTTGCCATGCGATCACCTGTCTTCAAAGCAGAACTCTTTGGGCCGATGAAGGAGAAGAGGATGCGGTGTTTGACCATCAAAGACATGCAGCCCGCTGTTTTCAAGGCTCTGCTGCATTTCATTTATACAGATTCATTGCCTGACTTGGATGATCTTGAAGGCGATGATAAGTGTGAAATGATCCGGCATTTGCTGGTAGCTGCAGATAAGTATGCCATGGACAGGCTGAAGATTATGTGTCAAAACATCCTTGGCAAGAGTCTTGATGTGGAGAACGTGGCAACTACATTGGCTTTAGCTGATCAGTATAGCTGTGACAAGCTTAAAGATGTTTGCATTGAATTTATTGCCTCTTCAGATAAGATGGATGATGTGGTGGCAACCAAAGGTTATGCAAATCTCAAAAGATCTTGCCCGTCTGTCTTGATAGATGCTTTAGAGAAGAGAAGCAGGCCTCGCATATAGAGCAGCTCATGCGTACTAAAATCAGTTACATGCGGTTGTTGAGGTTTCTTATGTTATCTGCACCTTTCCTGAAACTTTTCGACGCTCAAATAGTGTAATAGCATGTGTGGAACTTTTATCATCTCAAAATGAATGAATGTTAGTATGTTACATAACAGTATCTTGTTGCTTTGGGAATATAACCACATTACATCATAAATAACAACTACATTATACAACCGTGCTGTTGACTGTGTTCCTTTGGGAACTGGAAGATGTCACATCATATACAATCTGGTGCATTGGAAAAGAAAAAAACTCGGCGCATAATTATTCGAGGCCCGGAAGCTGTGAGGAATGAATGTTCCTGAATTTTTATTGATCCATTGCAACCCTTAGATGTACTTATATTTGTCTGGGATACTACTGAACTGAGCCTGGAAGGTAAGGTTTACTCAATTTATTCGGTCACTTGATAAACTGTTTAATTTCAATTAATAATCTTACTCCAAAGGCCAAACcaggtgtcggagtaaatggccacggttAGCCTAACCGACTcaccctggctcttcgaaaaattatcaggccattcaagccttcaagcgtaCAAAGCATAGGACCGCCTTCCCTAGGCcgactatccccagggccgactcccagaaggcgacccagtctcagaaaacctcccccaagaaagatacgagatagccgactccaggaagccggcctcaagaggaccgactcccagaagccggccatgaagaaggccgactcccagaaaccggtcatgaagaaggccgactcccagaagccggccaagactgcacccccCAAGACTatgcccacataacggtgataggatggggcgtggccgcagtacagcccactacccccgaatcccggagcaggcatggccacagggcgccgtacgggccagccatcccccgtccggcgcggcactgtagccatgttggccccgacgtcacccacgacagatgccagaacggcccgcgggcggcggggccctttgccagggagacatctggagacggccctgcctcctctagtcggccagggatgtggccggctcccaacagccggctacctccctccctcgaagcaagcgccctattaaggagacaagacgaggtaaggctacagtgagagcttgcaaggcggcgacactgtagccatgcttaactcgacaaagccctcgtcatcagaggtgaggcaaacagtaaccagccgcccacaaagcccccatgcggtggggctggcgtgccggccaagaagccggcagccggcgggacccaccagtcggcgggccccaatgaccggcggagaagccggcaagcatagacactgatggctgggacccgcgcccagctggattaccattgtacccctggggggtaggcctatataaaccccccggggcacccatgcaaagggttggtctcatagaattacacacaccacatagagagaaaaggagagctagccttgcccttcttctccctctaacccgacagctcaaggagcacttgtagctacttgtcttgatctagtgatcatgcggagaccccgcagagcaggactaggggtattatctccacggagagccccgaacctgggtaagattcgccggcgtgcatgtcttcgcctcatcccgtttccaggcaccggcgacgtcttactggctcccacaatgataagccacccgttggcatatgtcgcacctaccacccgacatttggcgcccaccgtggggccaggtgcaccgtcgtccgaagacctgttctggacgggaacccttttcctcccccgcgagcgcagccagcccgctgcacccgatggcgcttgccccgacgcgctgcaaggcgttgacgatgtctgcgcagcgagctgcctcgccgatcttcttggcgagactcgcatctccgacgagcccgcgtccgacgcaggcacggactaccccgagagccgcctcgtcagcctcctcgaccaacttcacgtctccagcgagcctgctgtagacttggagtcggtcggctccaccgacccgatgcttgtcgactccgacacggcatcgctcgacgcctacccctccgacgtggtagtcttcgacgaccctctcccccgagctgacagcggcagcagcgctgtcagtgaggtgttggtcatcagccacgttgccaactcgggcgagaacgcccacgacgccctgcaagcggcgatgcatgacttatccgtccccatcccggccgacgccgacgctgagaccctggaggcacgccgcctcgccctcatcgcggaaggccagaagatagcctccatgagacgcctcaccgaggctcactaGTGCGAAGTCAaccgccgcctttggcacgccacctcatggcgggccgagccgagccggcctcgtcaagaagcgcgacgcggccatcgccagcatgctgggggcagaccgccccgtctacgccaccccgctcgagaatctgcgagccgctcaggcggccgctgaagagctaaatgggctgggagctccctcacatgacaaggcgaatccagcagctgatcgacgcggccgcagaacggcacgaagccggcgcccgcgctgagagtcctcccccgcgccgagagcacgccgcgacatcccggtcgccgactgcgagcggcgcccgcgcaaggaaagacaaggagccggctgctagccgcagccggactcggatcaccatcgagcgcgacgcggaaggccgccctcgagcagtggagcgccaaggaaatccgcctcctcccccgcctcgaggggagagatatcctaccccgcctcctgtcacgcatccgactcttggtggccgactaggccaccgcgaaggagtcagcgagaacgacgcccgccaccggatcgaccgcctagctcgatccctggcgctagaagaagaagacgatgtcggcccgccatgctttggcccccgcatccgcgacgagcccttccccaaagggttctcgctccccagagacatgcccaagtacaacggctctgtgaagccggaagattggctcatcgactactccactactgtcagcatagcgaatggcaacatgcgcgtagccgtgaagtacgcccccctcatgctgcaaggcatggcgcgcacctggctcaacagcctcaagccctacagcgtcaacagctggctggacttcacggaagtcttcgtctgcaacttcaccagcacgtacaagcggcctcccaagccccgccagctctccctgtgcgtccaagggcccaacgagtcgacccgcgactacctcacgcggtgggccgagctccacaactcccgcgagggggtgcacgaggttcaggccatcgaatacttcaccgccgggtgccgagagggcacccttctcaagcaccgactcctctgcgacgagccggctaccctcgacaagctgctgatcatcgcggacaagtacgccacggccgactcctcgatgaagaccgagctctgagtggacgcctctgggaaggtgctcgctccggctcccaagacgccggctggcgaccccaatcggcgcccctaccagaacgaccacaagcgcaaggcccctatgccgccttccaccagtcggcaggtggccatagTCAAAGATGAGCCGctcgaagaacggcccgctcccaagaagaagggcggcaggccggcttggcagccgaccttctcctacgagcagactctcgatgccccctgcaagttccacagcggtgcgaagccgtccaaccacacgacccgaaagtgccactggctcacacggatctccaagggcgaggggctggtgccgcctccgcctcccggcccgccgcctccagccccccagcagccggctgctcgactagcagtcggagccattcaagatgagttccctgaagagcacgccgcctacgtcgtcttcacaagccaggttgaagacaagcgcagccggcgccgacaacaccaagaggtcaacgcagtcgcctccagcaaccccgagttcatgcattggtccgagaagcctatcaactggagtcgggccgaccacccagaggtgatgtcgtCCCCTGGATCCTACGCATTagtattggatgtcaccctcgcaacggagaggcgagctgcccgattctcccgcgttctgattgatggcggaagcagtatcaacatactgtaccgcgataccatggagaagctgaacctcaaggcgaagcagctcatgccaagccggaacgtgttccatggcatcgtacccggcctgtcctgttccccgatcggcaagatcaagatggatgctctcttcggagacaaggatcactttcgccgagaagcaatctggttcgaggtagtagatctggagagcccttaccacgccttgcttggccgacctgctctggccaagttcatggctgtgccccactacgcctacctgaagatgaagatgccaagctcgaaggggatcatcactgtagtcggcgactacaagaagtccatcgagtgcgccgcagccagcagtcggctggccgagtccctcgtagtggcagaagagaagaagatgctggagcgagttgtggccatggccggcaagcagccggccttgtctccCAACCCCAAGATTATGATGTGCAGGGCTCCTTCctgccggccaaggagacgaagaagataccgctggacccggagaacccggaaaggtttgcagtcattggtgcaaacctggacagtaaataggaaggcgagctcgtcgacttcctccgtgagaatcgagacatctttgcatggtccccaaaggacatgccgggcgttccgaaggatttcgccgagcacaaattgcacgtccgagccgacgcgaagccggtcaagcagcccctccgcaggctgtcagaagagaagcgaagaatcgtaggagaagagatagcccggctcctcgccgccggctttattatggaagtatttttcccagagtggcttgccaacccagtcttggtgttgaagaagaacaacaagtggcgtatgtgtatagactacaccagcctcaacaaggcctgccccaaagatccgtttgctttgccacggattgatcaagtgatagactccacggccggatgcgagctgttgagttttttggatgcctactcaggataccaccaaatcaagttggacccagcagaccgcctgaagactgccttcatcacaccattcggagctttctgttacctgactatgacattcggcttgaggaatgccggtgccacttttcagcgttgcatgtagaaattcctcctcaagcaactcggcagaaatgcccacgtctacgtagacgatattgtggtgaagacagagaagcgcgtcaccctgctggaggacctcaaagaaacatttgccaacttgcgccgattccagatcaagctcaaccccgagaaatgcgtgttcggagtaccagccggccaacttctaggttttctggtcttcgaacgcggcattgagtgcaaccctgtgaagatcaaggccattgagagaatggagattcccaccaagttgcgggacgtgcagaagttcactgggtgcctgccctccttaaaccgctttatcagccggctaggagagaaggctctccccctgtaccgactcatgaagaaatccattcatttcgagtggaatgaccaagcagaccaagccttccatgagttgaagaagatgctgactactccacctgtcctggcggcaccgactgagaaggagcccatgctcctttacattgccgcgactagccgagtggtcagtacagttgtcgtggtccagcgcccggaggaaggccggtatattatctaagcgaagtactatccagctcaaagcaaaactacccgcactaccagaagatgtgctatggagtgtacttctccgccaagaagctgaagccctactttcaagagcatcccatcacggtcgtgtgcaccgccccgcttgccgagatcataggcagccgggatgcatccgaccgggtggctaaatgggccattgcgctggcaccttacacaatcttctaccagccccgcaccgccatcaagtcccaagcattggccgacttgctcgtcgactgggccgagacccagtacctaccgccggctcctgactctacccattggcggatgcacttcgacgggtccaagatgcgcaccggcttgggagccggcatcgtcctcacctctcccaaaggcggcaAACTCAGATacactctccaaatccacttcgccgcctccaacaacgtggccgagtacgaggcactcatacacgggctccggctagccaaagagctcggcatacgccggatcctgtgttatggcgactcagacttggtggtccaacagttatctggcgactgggacgccaaggatgcaaacatggcgagctatcgattcctcgtccagcagatcagtgggtacttcgaagggtgcgagttccttcacgtgccacgggccgacaacgaccaagcagatgccctggcgcggatcggctccacccgacaggctataccgaccggtgtctctctccagcgcctcctcaaaccgtccatcaagccgtctccagagtcggactctatcttcgtaccgcctgccaccgatgcagccggatccgactggaggaacctagcaggcggctcggggacttcgacgaccggcccggggactgccgtagtcgcacccggctcggggactgcagcagtcggcccggggactgcagcaacacaagaagcggtggccgactccaactccccacCACCCAACCCGACCACCCGACTCACAGTGGtcgtactgacagtagaagaagtcacagctccatcatgggcccagcccatcctcaacttcctagtcaatagagagctgccggctgatgagatctcggcaagactagtgcaacgtcgagccggagcatatgcaataataaacagagaacttgtcaagcgcagcgtcactggagtcctccagtgctgcatcgagccagagaaaggtgtggcaatcctcaaggatatccatcaaggtgaatgcggccaccacgcagcctcaagatcacttgtggccaaagctttccgccacggtttcttttggccgactgctttggaagatgccaaagagatagtcaaaagctgcaaaggatgctaagtcttcagttccaagcaacacctgccggcttctgcactcaagaccatccccctcacctggccctttgccgtctgggggttggacatggtgggcccattcaagacagcccgcggcggcctgacgcatctgcttgtcgccgtggacaaatttaccaagtggatcgaagcaaagccgatcaagaagctgaacgggcggACTGCCGTCacgttcattgccgacatcactactcggtacggcgtgccgcacagcatcatcaccgacaacggcacaaactttgccaaaggagcactggcacgtttctgcgcgacgcagggtatccgactggacttagcgtccgttgcccacccgcagtcaaacggccaggtcgagcgagcaaatggactcatcctctccggcatcaagccccgactggtcgtaccactggagcgatcggccggctgctagctcgatgagctgccggctgtcctctggagtctgcgtactacccctaacaagtcaaccggcttcactccgttcttccttgtatatggtgccgaggccgtcatcccaaccgacatcgagttcgactcgcctcgggtcaccatgtacacggaggcggaggccaaggaagcgcgagaagacggcgtcgacctactggaagaaggccggctgttagcactcagccggtccgccatctaccagcagggtttgcgccgttaccacaaccgcaaggtcaagccaagatctttccaagagggcgaggttgtgcttcggctgatccaacgaacagccggccagcacaagctctcgcccccttgggaaggcccttttgtcatcagcaaggcactaggcaacgactcctactacttgatcgacgcacaaaaaccaagagcacgcgagagggatgattccggcaaggagtcggagcgaccatggaatgcgaacctcctgagaagattttacagttgaaagcagtatgtaccatgctacctttttgtattaagtacgaaacaacgggccccccgaggagcactcggggactgccctcctttatctatgaatgacgagtgtcatattcatgaatgtattattacatttgattttctgtctggcaccgggttcgactagtcggctcggggactggccgccttaagttatattaaaaagttatacctgaagtcagacaagtagtgtgccagcacccaagccctctcttgttgaaagtcgcagctcgaagaactgactgtccgactagtaagagccaaaggcagaaaagacgcccacacgaaaaatggctaaggactaacgaacttgtataacgaaaagacggcctccaaccacgcttgccggctgtcaaaacagccggctggctggcctcccaatcacttcgctataatccaacaaagctagagtacttgccctcccaactggccaagcactcctccagccacagattgcagagcaactgtccgactggggaggcggcaaccaagggagggcggcaaaggaaacatcagaaggatgaaaagcaaagaacaagggaaagccaaacgcatgcataattatatttacacataaggcccccaacaggtcggtaatcaatatagttcgaatacacccccagtgggtggaattgtgcaaacctaacaaaatactgttccaagagtggtaaaacaggaaaatagaggcagcagactagactaagggcgcactgtgggagccgggttggtcggtggagacggcgccaccggctggaggagtggccggctggcgggtctcggcttgatcatcgccggctgcaggcggcgcacccgcgcgtgccttgttgctggaggcacggtcaagctgaggctgaccggccgctccaccatctggcccggcgtcttcaccctcctcctccttcccctcgccctcatcgctggagtcgatctcctctgccgagtcctcaccatctgccgggttcagcccgaaccactcctccggctgggcaacaccattgtcgtccacctcaggagcgaaggcactggtgtcggtgtagtcggcgatcgccgaagcccgctggatgatagccggccgcgccggctccagctccgtgtcggcctcctgccgccaggtggccagctggtccagactcagctcgggataccaggccttggcgaactccagcgcgcgcctggcgccggaccgagccgccgaagccttccaggcctcgaagcggccgaccgccacctccagccagtcggcagtccgactgggggtgcggggaatcacttcaccaggccagagagcggccaacacctgcgccccaacatgctgaagccggcggagcaggcgatgagccggctggaggcgggcctggatcgccaagagctgctcctccagcgaccggcgagcgtttggtgcGATTTCGGCGCCAacctgcctttgtgcctcgcggtgggcctcgacgacctggttggcgacggtagagtagccagggaagtactctgcgcaaggaagaaagagaaagaagagaaaaacaccaagtcagaaaacgagctaaaacgacaagcggcaagcaaggacgaagaggaaggcggcctaaccgtcaaccaagtcttcgatctggccatagccgttgatcagcgtctgcttcgcttcggcctagctggccgcctctgtctcatactcggcttggaggccggcctcgctgtcccgcaccgctttcagggccgccttgtggctctcctcctggtcggccagcctcttggccaggcggtcacgctcctgtaccaaggcggcaaactcggcctccttagaacggagggcggcctgagtcccgcctagctgctcccttagactggcgttggccgctgcagggatggccgaaaagaaagaagcaataaggaagaagtcgtcaaggaagatccgacccgactactcagcagtcggcccgaatctcggggactacacccagtgggtgcgctgacgcgcccccacgtgagataaaagatgaagcacttaccccggctctcagataggtcagcagtcctctgggtcagctcccgagcctgggagttgaaggcagccgcgcggaggttgtggtagtcctgcaagtcaggcagaggagcgaatgagaacaagaatagcaaaacaaggcccgctaggaagttccaagccgcctgctcagcagccaactcggaactcggggactacacccagtgggtgcgctgacgcgcccccacggaagaaa encodes the following:
- the LOC123145253 gene encoding BTB/POZ and MATH domain-containing protein 1 gives rise to the protein MESASKEMALRCTTEKVTASRCSTHKEEGAHIFEIAGYSLKKDMGVEKFVRSVTFTVGGYDWSIRFYPEGTTESPEGCMGICLELMSSNAEVRTFFRLGLVKHETGLIGSMFTPNNKVFSSKTRNSREYHLFILRSSLEAKPLKYLQDDFLIIKCNITVIKESEVYETMGHSEIEVPPSDIMEHLAKLLDTKEEADVTFSVGGETFQAHKILLAMRSPVFKAELFGPMKEKRMRCLTIKDMQPAVFKALLHFIYTDSLPDLDDLEGDDKCEMIRHLLVAADKYAMDRLKIMCQNILGKSLDVENVATTLALADQYSCDKLKDVCIEFIASSDKMDDVVATKGYANLKRSCPSVLIDALEKRSRPRI